The Cryptococcus gattii WM276 chromosome B, complete sequence genome has a segment encoding these proteins:
- a CDS encoding Histone binding protein, putative (Similar to TIGR gene model, INSD accession AAW40678.1) yields the protein MAQSPKRLTNIQVNIRNIELLNNPAKFDDPYNFRIKFEAIAPLVEDLDWRLIYVGSASSEEFDQELDNCSVGPIPAGINAFDFSAPAPAHHLLPSVEPDEILGVTVIIITASYREKEFVRVGYYVNTYYEDEELKENPPSVVQWDKLHRNVLIEKPKVTRFQNNWDSAPQLNTFDGEQPVAELPSSGGNPELFNAPLPPPVQRATAAGGMDVDQPMA from the exons ATGGCGCAGAGCCCCAAGAGACTGACCAACATCCAGGTAAACATTCGCAACATCGAGCTCCTTAATAATCCCGCCAAGTTCGACGATCCATACAACTTTAGGATCAAGTTTGAGGCTATTGCACCTTTGGTAGAAG ACTTGGATTGGAGGTTGATCTACGTCGGAAGTGCTTCTTCTGAGGAATTCGATCAAGAACTTGATAACTGCTCTG TTGGCCCTATTCCCGCCGGTATAAACGCTTTTGACTTTTCAGCTCCTGCCCCTGCccaccacctccttccCTCCGTCGAGCCAGATGAGATTCTCGGAGTGACTGTCATAATCATCACTGCTTCATACCGTGAAAAGGAATTTGTCAGAGTGGGATACTACGTCAACACGTACtacgaagatgaagagtTAAAGGAGAATCCTCCGAGCGTAGTGCAATGGGATAAGCTTCATAGGAACGTGTTGATCGAGAAGCCCAAGGTTACTAG ATTCCAAAACAACTGGGACTCTGCCCCTCAATTAAATACTTTCGACGGTGAACAACCGGTGGCTGAACTGCCATCTTCGGGCGGTAATCCCGAACTCTTCAACGCTCCTTTACCTCCACCTGTCCAAAGAGCTACCGCCGCCGGAGGAATGGATGTTGATCAACCTATGGCATAG
- a CDS encoding tRNA (guanine-N2-)-methyltransferase, putative (Similar to TIGR gene model, INSD accession AAW40680.1) has product MSTQPQYTVPLKEPHPANHRLHTESTTTIFLPNEGAFLNPVQHYNRDMSVAVIRAWNEMRKEELEEKWRIRLERRGGKPRPKKKKNKKATEGEAKAVATEIEEQKAEKDGIMEVEGDALAEVKEGEEPVAGPSNGAGISKFRAPSINILEALAATGLRSIRYAKEIPNVKYVLANDLSPSACEAMRRNVEFNGVGIDYEAPVKEEHEVPAEVVEPPKEEAKEEIKEGGAVEQVEKKQEVQSEVKDEVGRRPGCRGRVKINEGDACAFMYNHRSAVGPSARVDVVDLDPYGTAAPFLDAAIGCISDGGLLAITCTDLAVLAGQQYPEKCYSNYGGTNVHAEYTHEAALRLVMHSLASVAARYGRYITPLLSFSIDFYVRLFVRIDTRPEQVKYLASQTGVVFTCQYCQTAVNQPFGKVISKETAKGKEMTAFKTVAGPTASNGSACEECGGTMHLGGPLWLGPLQDNEFAKRVIKEIESTEKEYKTYNRMLGMLTLASQELPNPWFFTANRIAKSVHAPSLPMNKILSALLNAGYKISRSHCSAGAVKTDAPRSFIYDIMREEAKENPVRMDKIAEGSPARKILAKPMTYTIDFTPHPDASLERQGKETFYQVNPLPNWGPAPRAKSLGEKRKADVDAGNDEADAIGGEAVKRTKVVVEEEEMTNA; this is encoded by the exons ATGAGCACTCAGCCACAATACACCGTCCCTCTCAAGGAACCCCATCCAGCCAACCACAGGCTGCACACGGAATCAACCACGACCATCTTTCTTCCAAATGAAGGCGCTTTCCTCAACCCGGTGCAGCATTACAACCGAGACATGAGCGTGGCTGTCATAAGGGCATGGAATGAGATGAGGAAAGAAGAACTAGAAGAGAAGTGGAGAATCAGattggagagaagaggcGGAAAACCTAGGCctaagaagaagaagaacaaaaaGGCAACAGAGGGAGAAGCGAAAGCTGTGGCTACCGAGATTGAAGAACAGAAGGCAGAGAAAGACGGGATTATGGAAGTTGAGGGTGATGCTTTAGCTGAGGTGAAGGAAGGTGAAGAACCGGTCGCAGGGCCATCGAACGGAGCCGGAATT AGCAAATTCCGGGCGCCCTCCATCAATATTCTTGAAGCTCTTGCTGCCACTGGTCTTAGGTCTATCCGATACGCGAAGGAAATTCCCAACGTTAAGTATGTCCTTGCCAACGACCTTTCACCATCTGCTTGTGAAGCGATGAGGAGAAACGTGGAATTCAACGGTGTAGGCATCGATTACGAGGCGCCTGTGAAGGAAGAGCACGAAGTTCCGGCTGAAGTGGTCGAACCGCCCAAAGAAGAGGCAAAAGAGGAGATCAAGGAGGGCGGAGCAGTCGAGCAGGTCGAGAAGAAACAAGAGGTTCAGTCCGAAGTGAAGGATGAGGTTGGTCGACGACCAGGATGTAGGGGACGAGTGAAGATCAACGAGGGCGATGCTTGCGCCTTCATGTACAACCACCGTTCTGCTGTTGGACCCTCTGCCCGTGTTGACGTTGTCGACCTCGACCCCTATGGTACTGCTGCTCCATTCCTCGATGCCGCCATTGGCTGTATTTCCGATGGTGGTCTGCTCGCTATCACATGCACCGATCTCGCCGTTCTCGCTGGCCAACAGTACCCCGAAAAGTGTTATTCTAATTATGGTGGTACCAATGTTCACGCCGAGTACACTCATGAAGCTGCGTTAAGGCTTGTGATGCACTCTCTGGCGAGCGTTGCGGCGCGATACGGGAGGTACATCACGCCTCTTTTATCATTTTCGATCGATTTCTATGTGAGATTGTTTGTAAGGATCGACACCAGGCCAGAGCAGGTCAAGTATCTTGCTAG TCAAACAGGTGTGGTCTTCACTTGTCAATACTGTCAAACAGCTGTCAACCAGCCATTCGGCAAGGTGATCTCTAAAGAAACTGCCAAAGGCAAGGAGATGACCGCATTCAAGACTGTTGCCGGGCCCACGGCCAGTAACGGATCTGCTTGCGAAGAATGTGGAGGGACTATGCAC CTTGGTGGACCTCTTTGGCTTGGTCCCTTGCAAGATAACGAGTTCGCCAAACGTGTCATcaaggagattgagagCACAGAGAAGGAGTACAAGACGTACAACAGGATGTTGGGAATGTTGACGTTAGCTTCTCAAGAATTGCCCAATCCTTGGTTCTTCACCGCGAACCGAATCGCCAAATCTGTACACGCCCCCTCCTTACCTATGAACAAGATCCT CTCCGCCTTGCTTAATGCAGGCTACAAGATCTCCCGTTCCCATTGTTCCGCAGGTGCCGTCAAGACCGATGCCCCTCGTTCATTTATCTACGACATCATGCGAGAAGAAGCAAAGGAGAACCCTGTGAGGATGGATAAGATTGCAGAAGGATCGCCTGCTAGGAAGATTTTGGCAAAGCCCATGACTTACACGATCGACTTCACTCCCCATCCCGACGCTTCCCTAGAACGACAAGGTAAAGAAACGTTCTACCAAGTCAATCCCTTGCCCAACTGGGGTCCCGCGCCTAGGGCAAAGAGTCTCGGtgagaagagaaaggcGGACGTGGATGCTGGGAATGATGAAGCGGACGCCATAGGAGGGGAGGCCGTTAAGAGAACGAAGGTTGTagtggaagaggaggaaatgACGAACGCTTAG
- a CDS encoding Hypothetical Protein (Similar to TIGR gene model, INSD accession AAW40682.1) — protein MSLFPPTRSLLYPQFDTYRLRSLDPSTDISFSPLPQPGATQSRMGYNQQYLSFKQIRSHIAWDHLSVSGRRGIYIDKVWGVVGFVIQDDFTPTFVKLADLPEPISTSEQQSEFPSALPLSSIHWAIATGNGSIYILQSSSPESENFTGEIIARYDLQVDGQGEGEPAPFLLRAQHELSDGDVRLLLTRSLQPDQGKVGYKIVQSTEFELLEISLNPSVRNGVDSRPDKLEVKWALQGKDLPVWCAWQGEGWLILGEEEFNEKVNGSGQEETKEEKNKREREEKIARLGLGASLPPDESVPVSDRKDEPMEVDEERKNPYSWTQDAESINLIIPLSNSVSKADINIGFTSTNFSFTLSQTPSDLSPQLTELLSKPTRQLWTSIDVDASIWTFDSSKHIIEVDLRKIDQNTRWPSIFFPAEDDDDVYEEVPETLSASTLTAVRETFNNIKTRGPDEPEMMHPAMPALLREEMDFDLDDGEDFGEGGGTYGELGGGSKVGRDVLIGYVEVGSGKANWSKATSSVLSVPINGLNDNSIIVKQAVDGLVFRPATDFSKNPWTHISTNPALAFVISSKHDLRLVRHFVASPTCHADHTSPSASKRAKVDPEPVQSTVFAFDFGSSSAGQGNVYIYYPPTSKTNARQGVLSISGGERGALLGVGYVKVDGKDVVVALCENELVVLKSVL, from the exons ATGTCCCTATTCCCACCAACACGATCTCTTCTCTATCCTCAGTTTGACACGTATCGTCTTCGCTCTCTTGATCCCTCCACTGAtatctccttctctcctctgCCGCAGCCCGGGGCCACCCAAAGTCGGATGGGATATAATCAACAGTATTTGAGCTTTAAGCAAATCCGTTCACATATAGCATGGGACCATTTAAGCGTCTCTGGACGACGGGGGATATATATCGATAAAGTATGGGGTGTGGTGGGATTTGTCATTCAG GATGACTTTACTCCCACTTTTGTCAAACTTGCAGACCTTCCTGAGCCTATATCCACTTCTGAACAACAATCAGAGTTCCCCTCTGCGTTACCTCTTTCCTCAATTCATTGGGCCATCGCAACCGGCAACGGCTCCATCTATATTCTTCAATCGTCATCCCCTGAAAGTGAAAACTTTACCGGCGAAATAATAGCAAGATACGACTTACAAGTAGATGGTCAAGGTGAAGGTGAACCTGCCCCTTTCCTCCTTCGCGCCCAGCATGAGCTCTCAGACGGTGATGTGCGTCTACTGCTCACTAGGTCTCTTCAACCAGACCAGGGGAAGGTAGGATATAAAATCGTTCAATCAACCGAGTTTGAATTGCTTGAAATTTCTCTGAACCCATCAGTTCGCAATGGAGTGGATAGCCGTCCAGACAAGCTTGAGGTCAAATGGGCTTTGCAAGGCAAGGATTTGCCTGTATGGTGTGCTTGGCAAGGAGAGGGCTGGCTCATCCttggagaggaagaattCAATGAGAAAGTCAATGGATCTGGTCAAGAAGAAACtaaagaggagaaaaataaaagggaaagagaagaaaaaatAGCTAGGCTCGGCCTGGGTGCAAGTTTACCTCCAGATGAGTCTGTCCCCGTCAGTGACAGGAAGGACGAGCCCATGGAAGTGGACGAGGAGAGGAAAAATCCATACTCTTGGACTCAAGATGCGGAATCTATAAACTTGATCATTCCACTTTCTAACTCTGTCTCCAAAGCGGATATCAATATAGGCTTCACTTCGACCAACTTTTCCTTTACTCTCTCACAAACCCCATCCGATTTATCACCTCAACTTACAGAATTGCTGAGCAAACCTACAAGACAATTATGGACCTCAATAGACGTCGACGCCTCCATATGGACATTTGACTCGTCCAAACATATTATCGAAGTCGATCTAAGGAAGATCGACCAGAATACCCGCTGGCCGTCTATTTTCTTTCCTGCCGAAGACGATGACGATGTATATGAAGAAGTGCCCGAGACACTCTCTGCATCAACTCTTACTGCTGTACGCGAAACATTTAATAACATCAAGACTCGAGGCCCAGATGAGCCTGAGATGATGCATCCTGCGATGCCAGCGCTCTtaagagaagagatggattTCGACTTGGATGATGGCGAAGACTTCGGGGAGGGCGGCGGTACTTATGGTGAACTCGGTGGGGGCAGCAAAGTCGGAAGGGACGTGCTCATAGGATACGTTGAGGTTGGCTCGGGGAAGGCTAATTGGTCCAAGGCGACTAGCTCTGTCTTGTCGGTTCCTATCAATGGGTTGAACGATAACAGCATTATCGTCAAGCAAGCAGTTGACGGCTTGGTCTTCCGTCCAGCAACAGATTTCAGCAAGAACCCTTGGACCCATATCTCCACCAACCCTGCACTCGCTTTTGTCATTTCTAGCAAGCATGATCTCCGCCTTGTGCGCCATTTTGTCGCTTCTCCTACCTGCCATGCCGACCACACTTCCCCCTCAGCATCCAAGAGGGCAAAGGTCGATCCTGAACCAGTACAGTCCACTGTGTTCGCTTTCGACTTTGGCTCATCATCCGCCGGTCAGGGAAACGTCTACATCTACTACCCACCTACAAGCAAGACCAATGCCCGACAAGGTGTTTTGAGCATAAGTGGTGGAGAGAGGGGGGCGTTGCTGGGGGTGGGATATGTCAAGGTGGACGGAAAGGATGTGGTGGTAGCTTTATGTGAGAATGAGCTAGTAGTGCTCAAGAGTGTGTTGTGA
- a CDS encoding prohibitin PHB1, putative (Similar to TIGR gene model, XM_566503.1): MAAAQRLSRLIVPLAIGATVVQSALYDVPGGYRAVLFDRFSGVRPDATGEGTHFLIPWLQRAILYDVRIKPRNISTTTGSKDMQMVSLTLRVMSRPDIEHLPKIYQSLGLDYDERVLPSIGNEVLKATVAQFDASELITNREIVSARIRDDLLNRAKEFNILLEDVSITHMTFGKEFTSAVEQKQIAQQDAERAKFIVEKAEQERQASVIRAEGQAEAANTISKALNKAGDAFVQFKKIETSREIGITRMSVTSPQPTAICFCRSPLNNNKLRNERSEDGDLRDIQIYSRVIFER; this comes from the exons ATGGCAGCTGCTCAAAGACTTTCCAGGCTGATAG TCCCTCTCGCTATTGGTGCTACCGTCGTCCAATCTGCACTCTACGATGTTCCCGGTGGATACCGTGCTGTGTTGTTCGACCGTTTTTCAGGTGTCAGGCCCGAT GCGACCGGCGAAGGCACACACTTTTTGATCCCTTGGTTGCAGCGAGCAATTTTATACGATGTGAGGATTAAGCCTCGAAACATCTCTACCACTACTGGGTCCAAGG ACATGCAGATGGTTTCTCTCACTTTACGTGTTATGTCTCGGCCGGATATCGAGCATCTCCCCAAAATCTATCAGTCTTTGGGTCTTGA CTACGATGAGCGAGTCCTTCCCTCAATTGGTAATGAAGTGTTGAAGGCTACTGTTGCTCAGTTTGATG CCTCTGAGTTGATCACAAATCGAGAGATTGTTTCTGCTAGGATCCGAGATGACCTTTTGAACCGAGCAAAAGAGTTCAACATCCTTCTTGAAGATGTCTCTATT ACCCACATGAC TTTTGGCAAAGAATTCACCTCTGCCGTCGAACAAAAGCAGATTGCCCAGCAAGACGCCGAACGTGCCAAATTCATCGTTGAGAAAGCCGAGCAAGAGCGTCAAGCTTCCGTCATCCGAGCCGAGGGTCAAGCTGAGGCTGCCAACACCATCTCTAAGGCCTTGAACAAAGCTGGTGATGCGTTTGTCCAGTTCAAGAAGATTGAGACTAGTAGGGAAATTGGTAT AACAAGAATGTCAGTTACGTCCCCGCAGCCAACGGCAATATGCTTTTGCAGGTCCCCTCTCAACAACAATAAGTTACGAAATGAACGTAGTGAAGATGGAGACTTAAGGGATATTCAGATCTATAGTCGCGTTAT CTTCGAACGATAG
- a CDS encoding Exosome complex exonuclease rrp4, putative (Similar to TIGR gene model, INSD accession AAW40686.1): protein MFSIKAVAPSISQAFSESVPSTHRKHQAELDAMDLDEDEFGGAGPSKRSIVSPGEVITSSKEYMRGHGTYVEESNVVSSVAGTIERVNKLISVRPLHSRYTPEVGDLVIGRIVEVGAQRWRVDANGRQDAVLMLSSVNLPGGVQRRKIESDALKMREFLAEGDLLVAEVQAFFGDGAMSLHTRSLKYGKLRNGFLLTVPPQLIRRLKSHFYHVPPPCGPTGVDVILGLNGYVWVSNGTSQGRREGGEGFDSEGVYSNQNDEISPEGREAVSLIANIIKALAGEGIPLTETLISESYAWAEINVPSGSGPFDSETEKKMLNEIVGLEFPEFA, encoded by the exons ATGTTCAGCATAAAAGCTGTAGCACCGTCGATTAGTCAAGCGTTCTCCGAAAGCGTACCGTCAACACATCGCAAGCACCAAGCGGAACTTGATGCAATGGATCTCGATGAAGATGAGTTTGGTGGCGCTGGACCTAGCAAGAGGTCTATTGTTAGTCCTGGAGAGGTTATTACCAGCTCCAAAGAGTATATGAG AGGTCATGGAACCTATGTCGAGGAGAGCAATGTTGTGTCCTCTGTGGCTGGTACGATTGAGAGAGTAAACAAACTCATTTCCGTCAGGCCACTTCATTCAAG ATATACGCCCGAAGTTGGAGATCTGGTTATCGGTCGAATAGTAGAAGTGGGCGCGCAACGATGGCGTGTAGATGCGAACGGACGTCAAGATGCTGTTCTGATGCTTTCAAGTGTCAACTTGCCGGGCGGTGTACAAAGGAGGAAGATTGAGTCGGACGCTTTGAAGATGAGAGAGTTTTTGGCGGAAGGAGAT TTGCTTGTTGCTGAAGTTCAGGCGTTCTTTGGTGATGGTGCTATGTCGTTACACACGCGATCATTGAAGTACGGTAAA CTTCGTAACGGCTTTCTCTTAACCGTCCCTCCACAATTAATCCGCCGACTTAAATCACATTTTTACCACGTTCCGCCTCCCTGTGGTCCTACGGGTGTCGACGTTATCCTCGGGTTGAACGGTTACGTGTGGGTCAGTAACGGAACGTCACAGGGGCGACGGGAGGGCGGTGAAGGGTTCGACTCAGAAGGTGTATATAGTAACCAGAATGAC GAAATCTCTCCGGAAGGCAGAGAGGCCGTTTCGCTCATTGCTAACATCATCAAGGCTCTTGCTGGCGAGGGTATTCCTCTTACCGAGACTCTTATCAGTGAATCATACGCATGGGCAGAGATAAATGTGCCATCTGGGTCAGGACCATTTGATTCAGAGActgagaagaagatgctCAACGAGATTGTCGGTTTGGAATTTCCCGAATTTGCTTGA
- a CDS encoding Hypothetical Protein (Similar to TIGR gene model, INSD accession AAW40688.1), with amino-acid sequence MAKEPKDLLLLVWVHGFKGNDVTFESFPERICHLLRSTHPSLRVESRVFPMYQTRGELLAATLAFVDWLTELVVNLENDHGKGGGAGKAKVVLMGHSMGGLLCADTVRDIAASTREGDPIWPRVVGIIAFDTPYLGLHPHTFKHHLTQAASYFDQARSVASTIGIISPAALGLGFGKFGKRTSETGSSGSGPSASMKSKEKGTSTTVSDIHDSGDQETAASKSFWRSLSSVPSPSSKTLYGLGAAALGAAALGTVYYRREDFITGWRWGYDHMTFVKNLWDEDGLRRRLEAIDELIREQNILYSNYYTHLPAEPPVHLVSRTFAILPPTPHLLFPRWRPATNTIAKDEVSAHMGMFNPKTNDGFYDLGLAVVKEIGERIESEGVGRKEGVEERMDENGEGVWRIEKDKDGKEIWVEA; translated from the exons ATGGCGAAAGAGCCGAAGGATCTGCTGCTCCTTGTTTGGGTCCACGG TTTCAAGGGGAACGATGTAACCTTTGAGTCTTTCCCGGAAC GCATCTGTCATCTTCTGCGGTCAACCCATCCATCGCTTCGGGTCGAATCGCGGGTGTTTCCAATGTATCAGACCCGAGGAGAGCTG CTTGCTGCAACATTAGCCTTTGTGGATTGGCTTACAGAGCTTGTTGTGAACCTTGAGAATGATCATGGAAAAGGAGGCGGGGCGGGTAAAGCAAAGGTGGTTTTAATGGGCCACTC CATGGGAGGACTGTTATGTGCCGATACCGTGAGAGATATCGCTGCGAGCACAAGAGAAGGTGATCCGATATGGCCGCGGGTAGTGGGAATCATCG CTTTTGATACTCCA TACCTTGGTTTACATCCT CATACTTTC AAACATCACCTCACCCAGGCTGCCTCTTACTTTGATCAAGCTCGCAGCGTAGCCTCCACGATCGGAATCATATCACCAGCAGCGTTGGGCCTCGGATTCGGGAAATTTGGCAAGAGGACTTCAGAGACAGGTTCCTCAGGATCCGGGCCCTCAGCATCCATGAAAagcaaggaaaagggaacATCAACCACCGTTTCAGACATACATGATTCCGGAGACCAGGAGACAGCGGCCTCAAAGTCTTTCTGGCGAAGTCTATCATCTGTACCATCTCCTTCAAGCAAAACCCTTTATGGTCTCGGTGCTGCGGCCTTGGGTGCTGCAGCGCTCGGGACAGTTTATTACAGACGAGAAGATTTCATAACGGGTTGGCGCTGGGGTTATGATCACATGACATTTGTGAAGAATTTGtgggatgaagatgggTTGCGGAGGAGGTTGGAGGCTATTGATGAATTGATACGGGAACAAAATATCCTGTACAGCAA CTACTATACCCATCTTCCGGCCGAACCCCCTGTCCACTTAGTTAGCCGAACATTCGCCATCCTTCCGCCAACCCCGCATCTCCTTTTTCCGCGGTGGCGTCCGGCCACAAATACTATCGCCAAAGATGAAGTTTCCGCGCATATGGGCATGTTTAATCCGAAGACCAACGATGGTTTTTATGATCTGGGCTTGGCGGTTGTGAAAGAGATCGGGGAGAGGATCGAATCAGAGGGTGTaggaagaaaggaaggggtggaagagaggatggaCGAAAATGGGGAAGGAGTTTGGAGGATTGAGAAAGAcaaggatggaaaggagATCTGGGTGGAGGCTTAA
- a CDS encoding Hypothetical Protein (Similar to TIGR gene model, INSD accession AAW40690.1), with product MSGFANKVENKIEKTFFSGGPGTTGREPFEDSTTSGTTSTHSDTANPAASLYGGLTHEENTRSGMGATGMPDRTTGGTGAYTGTGVGNENVPAPHSSSTSTDVPGTHTGGGAPIAAQDARPGQTGEQYGVGGVAAGGVTGSGNPTHAGYGSGATSGLESSQGHGAHESGYAPPISSTTGSGAKVADYGTGSHTGSHHTGAAATGAAAAGTGAALGHHEGKHTGSGHTGSHSHGAFGNHGVGTSDSYGSGLPSSLNPSVGAGSRDSRDRTGHLEEGAALYERSTDHGPVTGGAANTDMFDTDKPRHTSGLTGHGTGKTHNYDGTNPQNASFSGSEDPDKQQSGGAAGIFATSDKDFTSNTDRIGKGAYHDDKGVFKDNSSGPGGRSALTGREGNYATNPVSGVEGAGQKHGGAAHEAERAENKLGGGHSTTGAYDTPSSSRGIADRDGTTATTGQSGYGTGDRTGTYTETGTTGTATGGHDTATGRASEGTHEKKGIMEKIKEAIH from the exons ATGTCTGGATTCGCAAACAAGGTCGAGAACAAGATTGAAAAGACTTTTTTCAG TGGCGGCCCCGGTACCACAGGCAGAGAGCCGTTTGAAGATAGCACAACTTCCGGTACCACTAGTACCCACTCGGACACTGCCAACCCGGCCGCCTCTCTCTACGGCGGTCTCACTCACGAGGAGAACACTCGATCTGGTATGGGCGCCACCGGTATGCCCGATAGAACAACGGGCGGTACTGGCGCTTACACTGGCACTGGTGTTGGCAACGAGAATGTTCCTGCTCCTCATAGCTCTAGCACCAGCACCGATGTTCCCGGCACACACACTGGCGGCGGTGCACCAATTGCGGCTCAGGACGCTCGACCTGGCCAGACTGGGGAACAGTACGGTGTCGGTGGTGTAGCTGCTGGCGGTGTTACTGGTAGCGGTAACCCTACTCATGCTGGCTATGGTTCGGGTGCTACTTCTGGCCTCGAATCTTCTCAAGGG CATGGTGCTCACGAATCTGGTTATGCTCCTCCTATTTCGTCCACCACTGGTTCTGGTGCTAAGGTTGCCGACTATGGCACTGGCTCCCACACTGGTTCTCACCACACTGGCGCAGCCGCTACTGGTGCTGCTGCCGCTGGTACTGGTGCCGCTCTTGGTCACCATGAAGGAAAGCATACTGGTTCTGGCCATACTGGCTCACACTCCCACGGTGCCTTTGGTAACCACGGCGTT GGTACAAGCGACTCGTACGGCTCTGGCCTCCCTAGCTCACTCAATCCGTCTGTTGGTGCTGGTTCTCGAGACAGCCGTGACAGGACTGGTCACCTTGAAGAAGGTGCTGCCTTATACGAGCGATCTACCGACCATGGACCTGTTACTGGCGGTGCTGCCAATACCGATATGTTCGACACTGACAAGCCTAGACACACTTCTGGTTTGACAGGCCACGGTACGGGCAAAACTCACAACTATGACGGCACCAACCCTCAAAATGCCTCTTTCAGCGGTAGTGAGGACCCTGATAAGCAACAGTCTGGTGGTGCTGCCGGCATT TTTGCTACTTCTGACAAGGACTTCACCTCTAACACCGATCGAATCGGCAAGGGTGCTTACCACGATGACAAGGGTGTTTTCAAGGATAACAGTAGTGGTCCTGGTGGCCGAAGCGCCCTTACTGGTCGAGAAGGTAATTACGCGACGAACCCTGTCAGCGGTGTAGAGGGTGCCGGTCAGAAACATGGAGGCGCTGCCCACGAAGCGGAAAGGGCTGAAAACAAGCTCGGTGGCGGCCACTCTACCACCGGTGCTTATGACactccctcttcctctcgAGGTATTGCCGACCGTGATGGTACCACCGCTACCACCGGCCAGTCTGGCTACGGTACTGGTGACAGGACTGGTACCTACACGGAGACCGGTACCACCGGAACTGCTACTGGTGGCCACGACACTGCTACTGGTAGGGCCTCTGAGGGAACAcatgagaagaagggtatTATGGAGAAGATCAAGGAGGCTATCCACTAA
- a CDS encoding Mitochondrion protein, putative (Similar to TIGR gene model, INSD accession AAW40691.1): MSGPVGNAAAQQTTSKFQAFLNHPAGPKTIFFWAPIAKWGLVLAGVKDLSRPAEKLSVSQNVALAATGFIWVRYSFVITPVNYSLAAVNFFVGATGVAQLYRVWDYRRKNPGAASSA, translated from the exons ATGTCAGGACCTGTCGGAAACGCCGCTGCTCAACAAACAACCTCCAAGTTCCAGGCGTTCCTTAACCACCCAGCTGGACCCAA GACTATCTTCTTCTGGGCCCCTATCGCCAAATGGGGTCTCGTACTTGCTGGTGTCAAAGACCTTTCTCGTCCGGCTGAGAAGTTGAGTGTGTCACAAAATGTTGCTCTTGCGGCGACTGGTTTCATTTGG GTCCGATACTCTTTCGTCATCACCCCTGTCAACTACTCCCTTGCTGCCGTCAACTTCTTTGTTGGTGCCACTGGTGTCGCTCAGCTTTATCGAGTGTGGGATTACAGGAGGAAAAACCCTGGAGCCGCGTCAAGCGCTTAG